One Eptesicus fuscus isolate TK198812 chromosome 13, DD_ASM_mEF_20220401, whole genome shotgun sequence genomic window, TTAGTTAGTATATAGTATTGGGGTTACtaaagtttttctgtatttttgagGGGAGCATTTAATCTATATAGTCATTCATTACTGCTGATTGAGAGGATAGGTCAAAGGACTTGTGGacctggagaaaaggaaacagaatgaCAGCAATCAAATTGGAAGGAAAGCCTAGACTCTTAGTGAGGTGTGCTTATATTATGTTTGGCCAAGGGTGAAAAGGGGAGGCCTTTTCTGCTCTCTGATTTTTATAAGAAGcttttcttttctcatctttTCCCAGAGAGAGTTCCTCTCCTGTTTCCTTACAAACCCTCACTATGGCAGCCTCATTAATGCAGATGGCCATGCTGAAGTGTGGACAGATTGGAATGATATATCCAAGTTTTTCCAGTATGGATGGAGATGCACCACTAATGAGAATACCTATTCAAATCGTACCCTGATAGGCAACTGGAACCAGGAAAGATATGATCTAAGGAATATAATACAGCCCAAACCCTTGCCTTCCCAGGTAATGTAACTTTCTCTCCCCTTGTTTCTTTCTGTTAGTAAAAGAAATAGTGGCCATTTGAGAGGCAAGAATCTGATAACTTCTAATGCTGAAATCTCTCATACTTCTTTTCAGTGAAGTGGTTGGGGGAGGGAAGCTGTTCTTAGCTGGAATACCTATCCCACTTTACTATCAAGTTGAATATTATATTATTGTAAGGTAATAAAAATATGGGTAGTACTCTTTCTCTTCTTGTTTGAATTTTATTCATCTAAAGAAATATGCAATGTCTTCTGACTTAGGCTAGCTTTCCCCCTGGTCCTTGCCCTTTAGGTCTCTTAAGTAAACATAAAAAGGTTATGAAAGTTAGTAGGATATAGAGTAATATATATAGACCTCTAATGGTATATATACCTCTAGTTAATCTAAAATATGACAGAACATATTAGAATTCATGTCACTGTGtcctttatttccaaatattGGATGTAGACGcctatatttttaatctattactttttctttccagtttggaCACTACTTTGAAACAACATATGATACAAGCTACAATAACAAAATGCCACTTTCAAACCATAGTAGGtggactattttttttaattcttaaattctCAGGACCTAATTCAAGGCTGGAACATAGAAGGAACTCAAATAAAAGTTaactgaatgagtgaataaatgaatgaatgagtgaatgatttctctctcttctgaatTCTACAGAACTCACTCTCTATTCCCTCAGAAGTAATAATGAAATTGGTTACTAAGACTCTTACTATTGACTGATTCCACttgtcttctcttttctcttccctcagGATTTAAGCGAGAGCCTCACTGGTTCCCAGGACATCAACCTGAGCTGGATCCACCTCGATACAAATGCACAGAAAAGTCAACTTATATGAGTAGCTATTCAAAACCTCAAATTGAGCAtcactctgtgtgtgtatgtaataataataactgcccATTTCAGGGTGTGAGGTTCTAACAAAATTATAAGAAGCTTCATTTTTCCAGAACAGAATACAGGAGGGAGCACATTTTAAGCACAACTAAGAACTCAGAAGACTATAGCACAGTTTCACGCTCTGAATAAATAAAGCACAGGAAATGTTATCTACCACCTTTAaccaatatttaaatgtaaaatttgagTTGGTTATATCTATTAGTTATATAATTAGGGGTGAAGTGGTTGGGGGAGGGAAGCTGTTCCTATCCCACTTTACTATCAAGTTGAATATTTACTGCCTGTTGTAAGAGGGCAGTAAAAGTAATTATTTCTCTCAAATCTATAACCAGTCTTCTCTTTCCTGCCTTCCATTAAGAGCAAAATTCATATAACTTAAGCTACATTTGCCTAGATGCTCTCTGGTTTTGAGTCTGATAGTCATGGTCAGATAGTGTAACTTTAATGTGATCTTCATGAACATTCCTCTTAAGgactagaagaagaaaaagaacttttttattatcataaagaatttaaaacataCCAAAGCAGACAGAATATTATAATGAACTCCCATCTTCAAAACTTTATGATAAGTTTTTCTACCCCTATctactttctgattttaaaaaattaattttggagcAGATCTCAGAAATTATATCaaattatctataaatatttacatttatatttgaaaagatatgCCTATCAATGTTTTACTCCCCACAAAGATCACCACAGAAACCTGTTGATCAAACAAAGCTGAGTTATTAAACCTATAGCAAGGAAGAACATCAGATTGACAGAGTCTTGGTAATAATTCAAAAGGCAAATATTTGGGTAAGTTATTATCTTCAGGAATTGGGATAAGGGCTCAGTTGGTTTAAGGTGAGTCTTTCAAAGTGGGAAATTGATACGGATTGATAAAAGGTTGAGATTAGTTTATGGTTAATGACCACAGGGAGGCAAcagtcttaattttaaaatggctagattaagattaaaaatagcagtggagccctaactggtttggctcagtggatagagcgtcggcctgcagactgaagggtcccaggttcgattctggtcaagggcatgtaccttggttgcaggaacatccccagtggggggtgtgcaggaggcagctgatcgatgtttctctctcatcgatgtttctgactctatccctctccctttctctctgtgaaaaatcaataaaatatgttttaaaaaaaatggcagtggagtaagTTAATACTAAACAGAcacactcccaggaccaaactggaattacaactaaaatacaaaaaaccatcatgaataatcaactgaagactagctggagagaaccctgataacaaAGGATGGAAAGActatagagactggtaggaagggcagaggcgtGAAAGGGCTGGTTGggttcccacagacagcagctgaagttctggagagatatctcagctggggggcgggggggggggagttaccactgagaactctgggatctaattcCCAAGCTGggacccccagcagagagcatgagaactgagaagggtacctacataacatctggctgtgaaaaacaaGGGGCTTGCTGTCTGTCGGGGAGATatagctggaaatgcaggcacccacTTAAAggcccaacacacaaaattttgagtgcagccactcaccttgggctcagggagggagggcagagtggactggagctgtgtaagCATAAGCCAGGGTTGAGGGCTCTGGGATTAGAGATCAGAAAGCAAATACCCTGGTtttctgtgctgagtcattccttcaCA contains:
- the CFAP68 gene encoding uncharacterized protein CFAP68 isoform X1; the protein is MDQKSKVFCHFPRESTNNISSSGSDYFSLRKREFLSCFLTNPHYGSLINADGHAEVWTDWNDISKFFQYGWRCTTNENTYSNRTLIGNWNQERYDLRNIIQPKPLPSQFGHYFETTYDTSYNNKMPLSNHRFKREPHWFPGHQPELDPPRYKCTEKSTYMSSYSKPQIEHHSVCVCNNNNCPFQGVRF
- the CFAP68 gene encoding uncharacterized protein CFAP68 isoform X2, whose product is MAAGHCLYCSECLQREFLSCFLTNPHYGSLINADGHAEVWTDWNDISKFFQYGWRCTTNENTYSNRTLIGNWNQERYDLRNIIQPKPLPSQFGHYFETTYDTSYNNKMPLSNHRFKREPHWFPGHQPELDPPRYKCTEKSTYMSSYSKPQIEHHSVCVCNNNNCPFQGVRF